The following are encoded in a window of Strigops habroptila isolate Jane chromosome 9, bStrHab1.2.pri, whole genome shotgun sequence genomic DNA:
- the LOC115612696 gene encoding fibronectin type-III domain-containing protein 3a-like isoform X2 — protein sequence MDTFNVFKVVEENGVRKVVVLPHSAEFHPSMHPPPPPPPHVPHYMHHHHALLPHPPHPVYPPVPGTGELPPQFIHQHPPPHLFQEQEPRSHGRTNFIQRDERSLKMQEHLKKRLKDRQASGHTNNKLNSPPSSPHKVNSSNATLQNGNGKGQQGAGGPLKQKQLGKTKGGPDTEMGESDTESKKCDIHLSIGKPVVSDIQARSAVLSWNLPVSSQNGESHSHSPAAFTFEVAISNSGKNGKFKSVYVGEELTITLPDLRPATDYHARVSATSSSIKESISELVSFTTESCEPDCPAAPKLINRTKNSLSLQWKSSNDNGSKITNFLLEWDEGKNGPFKECYYGHLKQYKLTKLSPSTKYSLRLAAKNDIGMSGFSEPVTYYTAGIVPPAPSPPVLVEAGVTWLSVRWSPPSGVSSDDSLTYSLDMEEEGSGYGFQPQYNGDELSCTLRNLRRSTSYKFRLFAYNSEGKSSPSEVVEHSTNPDKPGPPSKPTVKGKIHSHSVKVTWEPPKDNGGSDISKYFLEISEPSVGSKWDTIYSGSQREHVCDHLKPGTSYRMRVYCVSKGGESQASDVTTVTTSAIPPGPCHAPCLAGKAKPKEITLQWGPPSVDGGSDITEYIAEMANSEQDERRQVYQGPASECVVNNLLPGRTYCFWIRAANKVGFGPHSDKAEICTAPGPPDQCCKPLITCKSATCAVVSWESPACNGAEISEYRLEWGQVEGSMHILYTGPGLSYEVKGLTPATMYYCRVQAVNVAGVGLFGETGVVTTPASVPAAVSVLHLLEEDQMEISLPLSTCLAIQWEEPCCHGSEITGYNIEYGEKQLVTVGRNTSHVLENLLPDTLYRIRIQAINSFGVGPFSHSIKAKTKPLPPDPPHLECVVFSYQSLKLKWGEGPSRALITNPTQFNLQMEDRFGRFVTVYNGPCHTYKVQRLSESTTYYFKIQAYNDAGEGGFSEVYAFTTTKSPPASLKAPKANQLEENTYEITWEPLQPMKGDSIVYILQLAAGREFDQVYKGPETSFRLTNLQTNCEYRIRVCAGRQSQDSTGSQELYGPYSPSTVFSSQKQELVPQGADLTTELAETKKTLREERFIAIVLLCGFAVVAILFAVVIQYFVIK from the exons ATGGACACATTCAATGTATTCAAG GTGGTGGAAGAAAACGGAGTTCGTAAAGTGGTGGTGTTGCCACACTCGGCTGAATTCCATCCTTCCatgcatcctcctcctcctcctcctccccatgtGCCACATTACATGCATCACCACCATGCTCTGCTCCCCCACCCCCCTCACCCAGTGTACCCTCCGGTTCCGGGGACAGGAGAGCTGCCACCACAGTTCATTCACCAGCATCCACCACCACACCTGTTTCAAGAACAAG AACCTCGTTCTCATGGAAGAACCAACTTCATTCAGCGGGATGAAAGGAGTCTCAAAATGCAAGAACACTTGAAGAAAAGACTAAAAGACAGACAAGCTAGTGGTCATACTAACAATAAACTTAACAGTCCTCCATCTTCACCACATAAAGTTAATTCTTCCAATGCAACACTTCagaatggaaatggaaagggaCAGCAAGGGGCAGGAGGACCactaaagcagaagcagctagGAAAAACAAAGGGCGGTCCAGACACAGAGATGGGAG AATCTGACACAGAGTCCAAGAAATGTGATATTCACTTGAGCATTGGCAAGCCAGTT GTTTCTGATATACAAGCAAGATCAGCCGTTCTGTCCTGGAATCTCCCAGTTAGTTCACAGAATGGAGAGAGCCATAGTCATAGTCCAGCAGCATTTACATTTGAAGTAGCAATATCCAACAGtggtaaaaatggaaaatttaaatCTGTCTATGT TGGGGAAGAATTAACAATTACACTTCCCGATCTCAGACCAGCAACTGATTATCATGCCAG AGTTTCAGCAACCAGCAGTTCCATAAAAGAATCCATTTCAGAATTAGTGAGTTTCACTACAGAAAGTTGTGAGCCGGACTGTCCAGCTGCACCGAAGCTGATCAACAGAACCAAAAACAGCCTGAGCTTGCAGTGGAAG TCTTCAAATGACAATGGTTCCAAAAtaactaattttcttttagaatgGGATGAG GGGAAGAATGGACCCTTCAAAGAATGCTACTACGGGCACCTGAAGCAGTATAAACTTACCAAACTCTCTCCTTCCACAAAATACTCGCTCAGATTAGCTGCTAAAAATGATATTGGAATGAG tGGGTTCAGCGAGCCAGTGACATACTATACAGCGGGGATtgtcccaccagccccatcaCCCCCCGTGCTTGTTGAGGCAGGAGTGACCTGGCTGTCGGTGAGGTGGAGCCCACCTAGTGGGGTGTCTTCAGATGACTCCCTCACTTACAGTTTAGACATGGAAGAGGAAGGTTCT GGTTACGGTTTCCAGCCACAGTACAATGGAGATGAACTCTCATGCACTTTAAGAAATCTTAGGAGGAGTACGTCCTATAAGTTTAGG CTCTTTGCCTACAACAGCGAAGGAAAAAGTAGTCCCAGTGAGGTGGTAGAACACAGCACCAATCCTGACAAACCAGGACCACCGAGTAAACCCACTGTAAAGGGCAAGATCCATTCACACAGTGTGAAGGTTACATGGG AACCACCCAAAGATAATGGAGGATCAGACATTTCTAAATACTTTTTGGAAATCTCAGAACCATCAGTTG gaAGCAAATGGGACACCATATACAGCGGTTCCCAGCGAGAACACGTGTGTGATCATCTCAAGCCTGGCACCTCATACAGAATGAGAGTGTACTGTGTCAGTAAAGGTGGTGAAAGCCAG GCTTCTGATGTTACGACTGTCACAACGTCAGCTATTCCTCCCGGACCTTGTCACGCTCCATGCCTGGCAGGCAAAGCTAAGCCCAAGGAAATCACTTTACAGTGGG gcCCACCGTCTGTAGATGGAGGTTCTGACATTACAGAATATATTGCGGAGATGGCAAACTCTGAACAAGATGAACGTAGACAAGTGTATCAGGGTCCAGCATCTGAATGTGTAGTAAACAATCTGCTTCCAGGGAGAACCTACTGCTTCTGGATCCGAGCAGCAAATAAAGTTGGG TTTGGCCCTCACTCTGACAAAGCAGAGATCTGTACTGCTCCAGGACCCCCCGATCAGTGTTGCAAACCTCTGATAACTTGTAAAAGTGCGACCTGTGCTGTAGTTTCATGGGAG AGCCCTGCGTGCAATGGTGCAGAAATCAGTGAATACCGACTGGAGTGGGGACAAGTGGAAGGGTCGATGCACATCCTCTACACTGGCCCTGGCCTGAGCTATGAAGTAAAAGGTCTCACACCTGCAACCATGTATTACTGCAGAGTACAG GCTGTGAATGTCGCCGGAGTCGGGTTGTTTGGCGAGACCGGTGTGGTGACAACCCCTGCGtcagtgcctgcagcagtgTCGGTGCTGCATTTACTTGAAGAAGATCAAATGgaaatttctcttcctttatcAACGTGCCTTGCAATTCAATGGGAAGAACCGTGTTGTCATGGGTCAGAGATCACTGGATATAATATAGAGTATGGGGAGAAGCAGCTTGTAACTGTTGGAAGAAATACAAGCCATGTTCTTGAGAATCTGCTGCCTGACACTCTGTACAG AATCAGAATACAGGCCATAAACAGCTTTGGAGTTGGTCCTTTCAGTCATTCCattaaagccaaaacaaaaccactaccTCCTGACCCTCCTCACCTGGAATGTGTGGTCTTCAGCTACCAGAGCCTTAAACTGAAATGGGGTGAAGGTCCTAGCAGAGCTTTAATTACCAACCCTACCCAGTTCAACTTGCAGATGGAGGACAGGTTTGGCAG GTTTGTTACAGTTTATAATGGACCTTGTCATACATACAAGGTACAGCGACTCAGTGAATCCACTACGtactattttaaaatccagGCATATaatgatgctggagagggagggTTTTCTGAAGTTTACGCTTTCACTACAACTAAGTCTCCACCCGCATCTCTTAAAG caccCAAAGCAAATCAGCTGGAAGAAAACACTTACGAAATCACATGGGAGCCTTTACAGCCGATGAAAGGAGATTCCATTGTTTACATCCTTCAGCTCGCTGCTGGGAGAGAGTTTGATCAG GTGTACAAGGGACCAGAGACCTCCTTCCGTCTCACAAACTTGCAGACAAACTGTGAATATCGGATCAGAGTCTGCGCCGGCCGCCAGTCCCAAGACTCTACCGGCTCTCAAGAACTGTATGGACCTTACAGCCCCAGTACGGTGTTCTCATCTCAGAAACAGGAGCTGGTTCCGCAGGGTGCTGACCTGACGACGGAGTTGGCAGAGACTAAGAAGACATTACGCGAAGAGCGCTTCATCGCCATCGTTCTTCTCTGCGGATTCGCAGTGGTTGCTATTTTATTCGCTGTTGTTATTCAGTACTTTGTAATCAAGTAG
- the LOC115612696 gene encoding fibronectin type-III domain-containing protein 3a-like isoform X1 — protein MMADQPPPLEATPILNEVPLLPHMVNGDSIQQVILVQVNPGETFTITTEDGHIQCIQGPAHVPMMSPNGSMPPIFVPPGYVSQVVEENGVRKVVVLPHSAEFHPSMHPPPPPPPHVPHYMHHHHALLPHPPHPVYPPVPGTGELPPQFIHQHPPPHLFQEQEPRSHGRTNFIQRDERSLKMQEHLKKRLKDRQASGHTNNKLNSPPSSPHKVNSSNATLQNGNGKGQQGAGGPLKQKQLGKTKGGPDTEMGESDTESKKCDIHLSIGKPVVSDIQARSAVLSWNLPVSSQNGESHSHSPAAFTFEVAISNSGKNGKFKSVYVGEELTITLPDLRPATDYHARVSATSSSIKESISELVSFTTESCEPDCPAAPKLINRTKNSLSLQWKSSNDNGSKITNFLLEWDEGKNGPFKECYYGHLKQYKLTKLSPSTKYSLRLAAKNDIGMSGFSEPVTYYTAGIVPPAPSPPVLVEAGVTWLSVRWSPPSGVSSDDSLTYSLDMEEEGSGYGFQPQYNGDELSCTLRNLRRSTSYKFRLFAYNSEGKSSPSEVVEHSTNPDKPGPPSKPTVKGKIHSHSVKVTWEPPKDNGGSDISKYFLEISEPSVGSKWDTIYSGSQREHVCDHLKPGTSYRMRVYCVSKGGESQASDVTTVTTSAIPPGPCHAPCLAGKAKPKEITLQWGPPSVDGGSDITEYIAEMANSEQDERRQVYQGPASECVVNNLLPGRTYCFWIRAANKVGFGPHSDKAEICTAPGPPDQCCKPLITCKSATCAVVSWESPACNGAEISEYRLEWGQVEGSMHILYTGPGLSYEVKGLTPATMYYCRVQAVNVAGVGLFGETGVVTTPASVPAAVSVLHLLEEDQMEISLPLSTCLAIQWEEPCCHGSEITGYNIEYGEKQLVTVGRNTSHVLENLLPDTLYRIRIQAINSFGVGPFSHSIKAKTKPLPPDPPHLECVVFSYQSLKLKWGEGPSRALITNPTQFNLQMEDRFGRFVTVYNGPCHTYKVQRLSESTTYYFKIQAYNDAGEGGFSEVYAFTTTKSPPASLKAPKANQLEENTYEITWEPLQPMKGDSIVYILQLAAGREFDQVYKGPETSFRLTNLQTNCEYRIRVCAGRQSQDSTGSQELYGPYSPSTVFSSQKQELVPQGADLTTELAETKKTLREERFIAIVLLCGFAVVAILFAVVIQYFVIK, from the exons ATGATGGCCGACCAGCCGCCTCCATTAGAAGCTACACCCATACTGAATGAAGTGCCACTTCTACCTCATATGGTTAATGGAGACAGCATCCAACAG GTTATTCTTGTACAGGTGAACCCAGGTGAAACATTTACAATTACAACTGAAGATGGACACATTCAATGTATTCAAG GTCCAGCACACGTTCCTATGATGTCACCAAATGGTTCTATGCCGCCTATATTTGTGCCTCCCGGTTACGTATCTCAG GTGGTGGAAGAAAACGGAGTTCGTAAAGTGGTGGTGTTGCCACACTCGGCTGAATTCCATCCTTCCatgcatcctcctcctcctcctcctccccatgtGCCACATTACATGCATCACCACCATGCTCTGCTCCCCCACCCCCCTCACCCAGTGTACCCTCCGGTTCCGGGGACAGGAGAGCTGCCACCACAGTTCATTCACCAGCATCCACCACCACACCTGTTTCAAGAACAAG AACCTCGTTCTCATGGAAGAACCAACTTCATTCAGCGGGATGAAAGGAGTCTCAAAATGCAAGAACACTTGAAGAAAAGACTAAAAGACAGACAAGCTAGTGGTCATACTAACAATAAACTTAACAGTCCTCCATCTTCACCACATAAAGTTAATTCTTCCAATGCAACACTTCagaatggaaatggaaagggaCAGCAAGGGGCAGGAGGACCactaaagcagaagcagctagGAAAAACAAAGGGCGGTCCAGACACAGAGATGGGAG AATCTGACACAGAGTCCAAGAAATGTGATATTCACTTGAGCATTGGCAAGCCAGTT GTTTCTGATATACAAGCAAGATCAGCCGTTCTGTCCTGGAATCTCCCAGTTAGTTCACAGAATGGAGAGAGCCATAGTCATAGTCCAGCAGCATTTACATTTGAAGTAGCAATATCCAACAGtggtaaaaatggaaaatttaaatCTGTCTATGT TGGGGAAGAATTAACAATTACACTTCCCGATCTCAGACCAGCAACTGATTATCATGCCAG AGTTTCAGCAACCAGCAGTTCCATAAAAGAATCCATTTCAGAATTAGTGAGTTTCACTACAGAAAGTTGTGAGCCGGACTGTCCAGCTGCACCGAAGCTGATCAACAGAACCAAAAACAGCCTGAGCTTGCAGTGGAAG TCTTCAAATGACAATGGTTCCAAAAtaactaattttcttttagaatgGGATGAG GGGAAGAATGGACCCTTCAAAGAATGCTACTACGGGCACCTGAAGCAGTATAAACTTACCAAACTCTCTCCTTCCACAAAATACTCGCTCAGATTAGCTGCTAAAAATGATATTGGAATGAG tGGGTTCAGCGAGCCAGTGACATACTATACAGCGGGGATtgtcccaccagccccatcaCCCCCCGTGCTTGTTGAGGCAGGAGTGACCTGGCTGTCGGTGAGGTGGAGCCCACCTAGTGGGGTGTCTTCAGATGACTCCCTCACTTACAGTTTAGACATGGAAGAGGAAGGTTCT GGTTACGGTTTCCAGCCACAGTACAATGGAGATGAACTCTCATGCACTTTAAGAAATCTTAGGAGGAGTACGTCCTATAAGTTTAGG CTCTTTGCCTACAACAGCGAAGGAAAAAGTAGTCCCAGTGAGGTGGTAGAACACAGCACCAATCCTGACAAACCAGGACCACCGAGTAAACCCACTGTAAAGGGCAAGATCCATTCACACAGTGTGAAGGTTACATGGG AACCACCCAAAGATAATGGAGGATCAGACATTTCTAAATACTTTTTGGAAATCTCAGAACCATCAGTTG gaAGCAAATGGGACACCATATACAGCGGTTCCCAGCGAGAACACGTGTGTGATCATCTCAAGCCTGGCACCTCATACAGAATGAGAGTGTACTGTGTCAGTAAAGGTGGTGAAAGCCAG GCTTCTGATGTTACGACTGTCACAACGTCAGCTATTCCTCCCGGACCTTGTCACGCTCCATGCCTGGCAGGCAAAGCTAAGCCCAAGGAAATCACTTTACAGTGGG gcCCACCGTCTGTAGATGGAGGTTCTGACATTACAGAATATATTGCGGAGATGGCAAACTCTGAACAAGATGAACGTAGACAAGTGTATCAGGGTCCAGCATCTGAATGTGTAGTAAACAATCTGCTTCCAGGGAGAACCTACTGCTTCTGGATCCGAGCAGCAAATAAAGTTGGG TTTGGCCCTCACTCTGACAAAGCAGAGATCTGTACTGCTCCAGGACCCCCCGATCAGTGTTGCAAACCTCTGATAACTTGTAAAAGTGCGACCTGTGCTGTAGTTTCATGGGAG AGCCCTGCGTGCAATGGTGCAGAAATCAGTGAATACCGACTGGAGTGGGGACAAGTGGAAGGGTCGATGCACATCCTCTACACTGGCCCTGGCCTGAGCTATGAAGTAAAAGGTCTCACACCTGCAACCATGTATTACTGCAGAGTACAG GCTGTGAATGTCGCCGGAGTCGGGTTGTTTGGCGAGACCGGTGTGGTGACAACCCCTGCGtcagtgcctgcagcagtgTCGGTGCTGCATTTACTTGAAGAAGATCAAATGgaaatttctcttcctttatcAACGTGCCTTGCAATTCAATGGGAAGAACCGTGTTGTCATGGGTCAGAGATCACTGGATATAATATAGAGTATGGGGAGAAGCAGCTTGTAACTGTTGGAAGAAATACAAGCCATGTTCTTGAGAATCTGCTGCCTGACACTCTGTACAG AATCAGAATACAGGCCATAAACAGCTTTGGAGTTGGTCCTTTCAGTCATTCCattaaagccaaaacaaaaccactaccTCCTGACCCTCCTCACCTGGAATGTGTGGTCTTCAGCTACCAGAGCCTTAAACTGAAATGGGGTGAAGGTCCTAGCAGAGCTTTAATTACCAACCCTACCCAGTTCAACTTGCAGATGGAGGACAGGTTTGGCAG GTTTGTTACAGTTTATAATGGACCTTGTCATACATACAAGGTACAGCGACTCAGTGAATCCACTACGtactattttaaaatccagGCATATaatgatgctggagagggagggTTTTCTGAAGTTTACGCTTTCACTACAACTAAGTCTCCACCCGCATCTCTTAAAG caccCAAAGCAAATCAGCTGGAAGAAAACACTTACGAAATCACATGGGAGCCTTTACAGCCGATGAAAGGAGATTCCATTGTTTACATCCTTCAGCTCGCTGCTGGGAGAGAGTTTGATCAG GTGTACAAGGGACCAGAGACCTCCTTCCGTCTCACAAACTTGCAGACAAACTGTGAATATCGGATCAGAGTCTGCGCCGGCCGCCAGTCCCAAGACTCTACCGGCTCTCAAGAACTGTATGGACCTTACAGCCCCAGTACGGTGTTCTCATCTCAGAAACAGGAGCTGGTTCCGCAGGGTGCTGACCTGACGACGGAGTTGGCAGAGACTAAGAAGACATTACGCGAAGAGCGCTTCATCGCCATCGTTCTTCTCTGCGGATTCGCAGTGGTTGCTATTTTATTCGCTGTTGTTATTCAGTACTTTGTAATCAAGTAG